The genomic DNA CCAATGCGCCACCGACGAGCGTCCCAACACCTGTCGTTTTGCCCGACGGAGCTTGGAGTCCCGCTCCTTGTTCGGTTTCTTTCAGCTCGGCGAACCGAGGATCCGTGACACTGGTGATTGTCGACACCTCGTGCTCCGTGTAGCCGGCTTTCTCCAGAACCTGCAGCGCTGTGGCGAAGTCATCCAATGTGTCAAATTCGGCAATCACACAGTGATCGGTTTCTTTTTCATCGTTCATCTCAGGTTGCTCCTTAGCATTAAGTGGATCTTCAAGCGACGCGTGGGTGTCCGTCCCCGGAAAGTCAAGCGGCGGATGGCGTGTTGGAGTGATTCCGCCGGGGACCTCCACGTAGATTCGTTCGCCGCAGTGGGGACAAGCGACAGCTCGATCGTCCACTTCACGATGGCACCTCGGACACGCGATGTGATTCAGTGGCGGTTCTCGATGCTGAGGCTGCATGGCAATCTTTCCTTCCCTTCGAGTCGAATCCGGCGACCGTTCGGTGCGTAACATTGGTCCAGCACACCGTCCATTTTGATCGCCGTCGTGCTACGTGCTGGCAAACTGAAAGATCGTTGCACGTCGCGTGCCGCCGTACGTGAAAGTCGGCGCAAACAAGACCAGCCACTGGGAGGAAGATGACGTCAAGGCTCTAATCGTGGCATCAACGACCAATGTGGTCGATTTGCCAGCAGATTCCCAGCGCTCGCGATCTTGATCGCGCAGCGACCAATCGTGGAATGCCCACCGCGTCGAGGGCAGGGCTAGGATGCAAAATTCACTCGGGTCTCATGAATCGAAAAAGCGTTCCCTGACTTGAGAACGCTTGATCGTACCAAAGCAACGCGGATGTCAGGCCTCAGGCCTGCAAGTCGCTAGTCGAATCAGTCCCGAAGGTCTTGTTACCAACCTTTGACGGGCTTTTGATGCTCCTTGATCGCTTCTACAGGTTCTGCCGCTTCTACAGGTTCAAGGTCCAGCACTTTCCCACCTTGAACTTTGACATTCTCGATATTGTCGAAGTGGATCTCGAAGCTCATCTTCTGGTTGGTCAACGCGCCGTGGCCATCGCGAGCTGACATGATCGTGTTGATGCGGATCTTGCCATCGGCGATCGTAATATCCTTCTCGGGAATGTTTGAAAGATCGATCGTGTTGTGACCGGCTCCCCCATCGACAGTAAACTTGTCGCCGTTTTCTGCGCCACTGAAGGAGAAGTTGTCATCTCCCGTCGTGCCGATCACCTTCTCGATGTTCTGGAATGTGACCTTCTCACCACCCACGTTCGCTACGCCGCTGGCGACATTAATCTCCGCTGGTTTATGCGCGTCGGGCGGCAGTTCGGAAAGGTCCAGCGTATCGTGGCCCGCACCGCCGTTGACCTTCACATTTCCCGCTTTGGCGACGATCACGTCGTCACCCGCTCCGCCATTGGCGACGTCGTTTTTACCAGCGATGATTTTGTCATCACCATTGTCGCCGTTGAGCGTATCACGCGTTGCATCGTCGCTGCCATCGATGACATCGTCGCCTTTGCCGCCTCGCAGCGTGTCGGATCCTTCACCACCGGTCAGAGTGTCGTTGCCTTCATTGCCATCGATGATGTCGTTGCCGGCACCACCTTCGATGACGTCGTCACCTGCACCGCCGGCGATGCGATCGTTGCCGTCACCTCCGTCGATCTTATCGTTGCCGTCACCGCCGTTGATCGTATCGGCTCCATCTCCACCATCGATGTGGTCATTGCCTTCACCACCTTCGATCTTGTCGTTGCCATCGCCGCCGCTAAGGTGGTCGTTCCCCTTGCCACCATCGATCACATCGTTCCCTTTCCCGCCGTCGATGACATCGTTGCCGTCGCCGCCGTTGAGTTTGTCATTGCCGGCGCCACCTTCGATTTTGTCATCACCCGCTCCAGCATCAAACACGTCCGCGTTGTCGCTGCCGACTTGATGATCGTTGCCATCGGTCGCTTGGTTCTGTTCATGACGAGCGACTTCGCCTTCGATGTCCAAGACCTTGCCACCTTGAACCTTGACGTTTTCGATGTTGTCGAAGTGGATCTCGAAGCTCATCTTCTGGTTGGTCAACGCGCCGTGACCATCGCGAGCCGACATAATCGTGTTGATGGTGATCTTTCCATCGGCGATCGTGAGGTCCTTCTCTGGGATGTTTGAAAGATCGATCGTGTTGTGACCCTCGCCACCGTCGACAGTGAACTTGTCGCCGTTTTCGGCGCCACTGAAGGAGAAGTTGTCATCGCCCGTGGTGCCGATCACCTTCTCGATGTTCTGGAATGTGACCTTCTCGCCACCCACGTTCGCTACGCCGCTGGCGACATTAATCTCCGCTGGTTTATGCGCGTCGGGCGGCAGTTCGGAAAGGTCCAGCGTATCGTGGCCCGCACCGCCGTTGACCTTCACATTTCCCGCTTTGGCGATGATCACGTCGTCACCCGTTCCGCCATTGGCGACGTCGTTTTTACCAGCGATGATTTTGTCATCACCATTGTCGCCGTTGAGCGTATCACGCGTTGCATCGTCGCTGCCATCGATGACATCGTCGCCTTTGCCCCCTCGCAGAGTGTCAGATCCTTCACCGCCGGTCAGTGTGTCGTTGCCTTCGTTTCCATCGATAACATCGTTGCCGGCACCACCTTCGATGACGTCGTCACCTGCACCGCCGGAGATGCGATCATTCCCATCGCCGCCATCGATCTTGTCGTTACCGTCACCGCCATTGATCGTATCGGCTCCAGCTCCGCCGTCGATGTGGTCGTTGCCGTCACCACCTTCGATCTTGTCGTTGCCATCGCCGCCGCTAAGGTTGTCGTTCCCCTTGCCACCATCGATCACATCGTTCCCTTTCCCGCCGTCGATGACATCGTTGCCGTCGCCGCCGTTGAGTTTATCGTTGCCGGCGCCACCTTCGATCTTGTCATCACCCGCTCCAGCATCAAACACGTCCGCGTTGTCGCTGCCGACTTGATGATCGTTGCCATCGGTCGCTTGGTTCTGTTCATGTCGAGCGACTTCGCCTTCGATATCCAAGACCTTGCCGCCCTGAACCTTGACGTTCTCGATGTTGTCGAAGTGGATCTCGAAGCTCATCTTCTGGTTGGTCAACGCACCGTGGCCGTCGCGAGCTGACATGATCGTGTTGATGCTGATCTTGCCGTCGGCGATTGTGATGTCCTTTTCCGGAATGTTTGAAAGGTCGATCGTGTTGTGACCCTCACCACCGTCGATGTTGAACTTATTGCCGTTCGCGGCTCCGCTGAACGAGAAGTTGTCATCTCCCGCGGTGCCGATCACCTTCTCGATGTTCTGGAATGTGACCTTCTCGCCACCCACGTTCGCTACGCCGCCCGGAACGTTGATCTCCGCTGGCTTATGCGCGTCGGGTGGCAGTTCCGATAGGTCCAGCGTGTCGTTGCCCGCACCGCCGTTGACCTTCACGTTTCCAGCTTTGGCGACGATCACATCGTCACCCGCTCCGCCATTGGCGACGTCATTTTTGCCAGCGATGATCTTGTCATTGCCGGCGCCACCGTTGAGCGTATCACGCGTTGCATCGTCGCTACCGTCGAGGACATCGTTCCCGTTCCCGCCGTTGAGCGTATCGGTCCCAGCACCACCGGTCAGATGATCGTTGCCGTCACCGCCATTGATCTTGTCATTGCCGTCGCCACCGTTGAGGAGATCATCCCCTTTGCCTCCGTCGATGGTGTCATTCCCCGCACCGCCGTCGATCTTGTCGTTGCCATTGCCACCGTTCAAGATGTCGTTGCCAGCTCCGCCATCGATGTGGTCGTTGCCGTCACCACCATTGATCTTGTCATTGCCGTCGCCGCCATTGAGGAGATCATCCCCCTTGCCGCCGTCGATCGTATCGTGACCTTTCCCGCCATCGATTTTGTCGTTGCCATTGGTGCCGACGAGTTTGTCATTTCCATCGGTGCCCGTCTGGACCAAAAGGTCAGCTGCAACATCCTTGGCAGGTGCGACAGGTTCCGCAGGCGTGACGGCGACAGGATCGCTCGTGTGACCAACCGGAGCGACTACTTTCTCAACAACTACTTCCTTGACAGATGCGACAGGTTCCGCAGGCGTGACGACGACAGGATCGCTTGTGTGACCGACCGGAGTGACTACTTTCTCAACGACTACGTCCTTGGCAGGTGCGACAGGTTCCGCGGGCGTGACGACGACAGGGTCGCTCGTGTGACCGACCGGCGCGACTACTTTCTCAACAATCACTTCCTTGACAGGAGCGACAGGTTCCGCAGGCGTGACGACGACAGGGTCGCTTTTGTGACCGACCGGAGCGACTACTTTCTCAACGACTACTTCCTTCACTGGAGCGACAGGTTCCGCAGGCGTGACGACGGCAGGATCGCTCGTGTGACCAACCGGAGCGACTACTTTCTCAACAACCACTTCTTTGACGTCGTCGACGCTAGGAACGGCATCTTTGCTGGGCTGTGGTGCATTGCTGGGGGCGTCGCCCGCGTTAGATTCCAGGACATTGACCTTGAAGTCGGTTTTGACGCTCACCGCATCCAAGTCGTTGTCGACCGCCACAACTTTCGCTGTCAGGTCGATTGTGCCTTTCAGTCCGGGGGCTGGATTGAGTGCGAGGCCATTTAACTGCTCGGCGCGAACCAATGCCTCGCCATTGTTGGGTGTGATCAAGACGCCGCCGCTGACCAGGGTCGAACCATCGGGAATGCCTTTGATGACAACTGTCGTTTGAGCCGCCCCTTGAGTCTCCAGTTTCAGATTTAGATCGATCGGACCGCCTTCGGTTCCGACGACATTGTCCGCAGAGACTTTCACCTCGGGATCGATATCGATATTGACGACCTGGGTGACATCGCGAGAGACGCCGTTGTCGGTCGTCGTCACACGAACGGTGACATCAAAATCGTCGGCCGACCCAGCGGGAGGCACAATTTTCACGCTATTAAAGTCGCTGGCGTTCAAGCCGACCTTGCCGTTGATCGGTGTGAGGACGATCCCGCCCGCTTCCACCTTGGCTCCCGTCGGCAGGTTTTCAATAGCCACCGCCGTGATCGCATCGTCACCAACTGCTGCCGCATTGATCGTCAAGTCGACCTTCTGGCCTACAACCGCAGTGTCAGCGACGGCATTCAACTGAGCCGCCTCCACACCATCATCAGGGATGGCGATGGCTTTGGCAGCCACGTCGACAGTGAACTTGGCCAGGTCCACAGCCGCATCGGAATCCCCATCGGTTGCCAATCCGGTGACTTTCAAATCGACCGTGCCCGAGAAACCGTCGGCGGGAACAAATTGCAAGTCATTCAATTGGTCACGTTGCACAAGCGTTTGCCCGCCAATGTCTTCCAACGCCGTCTCGCCGACTACGAGCTTCGAATCGTCAGGCAATCCGCTGATGACAGCAAACAAATGGTCTGCCGCTTCGCTGTCGATTTTCAAATCGACAGCGATCGCGTCCCCTTGGTTCCCAGAAACGTTTGCAGCCGTAACATCCACGGTAGGATCGATCTCCACGGTGAATGTTTCTTCAGTAACGTTGCGGTCGTTGCCATCGGTTGTCGTTACCGAAATCGTGACATCAAAGTCATCGGCCGACCCCGAGGGGGGCACGATCTTCAGTTCATCCAACTTATCAAATGCGACCTCGACCTTACCATCGACCGGCTGCACCAGGCTACCGCCGATTTGCACCTGCGCTCCCTCGGGTAAGCCCGACAACTCAACCTTCTCGACCTGATCTCCTGGTTCGGGCTCAGCGCTGATCACCACATCGATTGGTTGCCCGGGAGTCCCCGTTTCGGCACTCACGGCTATCTTCGCCTCTTGTGCGCTACCAGCATCGGCTGAAACGCTGGTTGTGACGCCCCACGCATTGGTGTTTTCGCTCAGCAAGTCATTTTGATCGGCAGCGTCTTGATCGGTCACGTCGAAGATATCTGAGACGGGCGTTTCAGCAAGGGCGATCGGACTGTCATCTGTTGGAATGGTGGATTCGAAATCACCACCGTCCGCCACGTCGGTCGGTTCGATTCCTTCGAGAGGACTCGCCGACATCAACACCATCGGTTCCACCGTCTCCAGGTCAGAAATCCAAGGCTTGCGAGGAGCCGATTCGATCTCGTCAGTGTCCGCGGTGTCGATTGAGAACGCTTTCAGTAGTTTTTTGATTGTGTTTTTCATCGTATCGAATTCACAGATGTCAGTGGGGGTGAAGAGTTCGTGGAACGGGGGTCACAGTGCGTCACCGAGAGATGCAGCGATGGTGTTTGGAACGTCGAACCGGTCCGCTAAGGAAAATGCCAAGTGCCAACAGGAATGAAATGTCGAAACAGGCCGATCGTTTTCACAAACGATTTTCCGGCGGGCTGAATTGGCTGGCGACGCCAAGCATCGCGACGGAATCGAGGATCATTCATGGCACGCCTCGCATACGGCCCACTCCGTGATCACTTGTTCGAAATCCTGCACGATGATCAACGGATTGCAGGGGCCGTCCCAACGTTGAAACAGCGTTCCGCCCCGGTACAACAAGACGCTTGGAACCGTATCGATCATGAAGGCCTCGCTCGCACCGGGAGATTGTGTTACGTCGATATGCTCCACAACCAAAGGTGTTTGGTGGGCCGCCGCGACCGCCGTCAATTCGCAAGGAGTGAGCGATCGGCAAGGAGACCAATCGGCATAGAATTCCAGTAAAACAAACTGATCTTTGCTGTCGGTGAGCGTTTGCAGATCTCTTAGCTTCATTGCCCATTGCTTCCCGATATTTCACGTCGGGAGCCCCTGTGTTACGCTATTTTGGCCCGCTTGCAGCCAGCACCGGTTTGCACAGCTTGCGCGTCGGCCGAATT from Rosistilla carotiformis includes the following:
- a CDS encoding calcium-binding protein; this translates as MKNTIKKLLKAFSIDTADTDEIESAPRKPWISDLETVEPMVLMSASPLEGIEPTDVADGGDFESTIPTDDSPIALAETPVSDIFDVTDQDAADQNDLLSENTNAWGVTTSVSADAGSAQEAKIAVSAETGTPGQPIDVVISAEPEPGDQVEKVELSGLPEGAQVQIGGSLVQPVDGKVEVAFDKLDELKIVPPSGSADDFDVTISVTTTDGNDRNVTEETFTVEIDPTVDVTAANVSGNQGDAIAVDLKIDSEAADHLFAVISGLPDDSKLVVGETALEDIGGQTLVQRDQLNDLQFVPADGFSGTVDLKVTGLATDGDSDAAVDLAKFTVDVAAKAIAIPDDGVEAAQLNAVADTAVVGQKVDLTINAAAVGDDAITAVAIENLPTGAKVEAGGIVLTPINGKVGLNASDFNSVKIVPPAGSADDFDVTVRVTTTDNGVSRDVTQVVNIDIDPEVKVSADNVVGTEGGPIDLNLKLETQGAAQTTVVIKGIPDGSTLVSGGVLITPNNGEALVRAEQLNGLALNPAPGLKGTIDLTAKVVAVDNDLDAVSVKTDFKVNVLESNAGDAPSNAPQPSKDAVPSVDDVKEVVVEKVVAPVGHTSDPAVVTPAEPVAPVKEVVVEKVVAPVGHKSDPVVVTPAEPVAPVKEVIVEKVVAPVGHTSDPVVVTPAEPVAPAKDVVVEKVVTPVGHTSDPVVVTPAEPVASVKEVVVEKVVAPVGHTSDPVAVTPAEPVAPAKDVAADLLVQTGTDGNDKLVGTNGNDKIDGGKGHDTIDGGKGDDLLNGGDGNDKINGGDGNDHIDGGAGNDILNGGNGNDKIDGGAGNDTIDGGKGDDLLNGGDGNDKINGGDGNDHLTGGAGTDTLNGGNGNDVLDGSDDATRDTLNGGAGNDKIIAGKNDVANGGAGDDVIVAKAGNVKVNGGAGNDTLDLSELPPDAHKPAEINVPGGVANVGGEKVTFQNIEKVIGTAGDDNFSFSGAANGNKFNIDGGEGHNTIDLSNIPEKDITIADGKISINTIMSARDGHGALTNQKMSFEIHFDNIENVKVQGGKVLDIEGEVARHEQNQATDGNDHQVGSDNADVFDAGAGDDKIEGGAGNDKLNGGDGNDVIDGGKGNDVIDGGKGNDNLSGGDGNDKIEGGDGNDHIDGGAGADTINGGDGNDKIDGGDGNDRISGGAGDDVIEGGAGNDVIDGNEGNDTLTGGEGSDTLRGGKGDDVIDGSDDATRDTLNGDNGDDKIIAGKNDVANGGTGDDVIIAKAGNVKVNGGAGHDTLDLSELPPDAHKPAEINVASGVANVGGEKVTFQNIEKVIGTTGDDNFSFSGAENGDKFTVDGGEGHNTIDLSNIPEKDLTIADGKITINTIMSARDGHGALTNQKMSFEIHFDNIENVKVQGGKVLDIEGEVARHEQNQATDGNDHQVGSDNADVFDAGAGDDKIEGGAGNDKLNGGDGNDVIDGGKGNDVIDGGKGNDHLSGGDGNDKIEGGEGNDHIDGGDGADTINGGDGNDKIDGGDGNDRIAGGAGDDVIEGGAGNDIIDGNEGNDTLTGGEGSDTLRGGKGDDVIDGSDDATRDTLNGDNGDDKIIAGKNDVANGGAGDDVIVAKAGNVKVNGGAGHDTLDLSELPPDAHKPAEINVASGVANVGGEKVTFQNIEKVIGTTGDDNFSFSGAENGDKFTVDGGAGHNTIDLSNIPEKDITIADGKIRINTIMSARDGHGALTNQKMSFEIHFDNIENVKVQGGKVLDLEPVEAAEPVEAIKEHQKPVKGW
- a CDS encoding thioredoxin family protein is translated as MKLRDLQTLTDSKDQFVLLEFYADWSPCRSLTPCELTAVAAAHQTPLVVEHIDVTQSPGASEAFMIDTVPSVLLYRGGTLFQRWDGPCNPLIIVQDFEQVITEWAVCEACHE